In one Silene latifolia isolate original U9 population chromosome 10, ASM4854445v1, whole genome shotgun sequence genomic region, the following are encoded:
- the LOC141607021 gene encoding uncharacterized protein LOC141607021, translated as MNGQLNPGTVPAAKRMESSLKRCSTNQHRKSDEDTAFNQTEKKMNGQSNTRPVSAATRIESSLKRFCTNQQRESDKDTAFNQIRKNMNRQSNPGTVPAATHKKSYLERWLLKEYNKSVKEAAFSQAGKDTIDRQLEFKEALIRRIMAEERTGFRWHKTMTGSGWGNIIQKGGRPTHILIKPIHIQKKRRGERR; from the exons ATGAACGGCCAATTGAACCCTGGCACTGTCCCTGCTGCT AAACGCATGGAATCTTCACTTAAAAGGTGCTCTACAAATCAGCATCGGAAAAGTGATGAGGACACTGCATTCAACCAAACGGAGAAGAAGATGAACGGCCAATCGAACACTCGCCCTGTCTCTGCTGCT ACACGCATAGAATCTTCGCTTAAAAGGTTCTGTACAAATCAGCAGCGCGAAAGTGACAAGGACACTGCATTCAACCAAATTAGGAAGAATATGAACCGTCAATCGAACCCTGGCACTGTCCCTGCTGCT ACACACAAGAAATCTTATCTTGAAAGGTGGCTTTTAAAGGAGTACAACAAAAGTGTTAAGGAGGCTGCATTCAGTCAAGCCGGAAAGGATACGATTGACAGACAATTGGAATTCAAAGAGGCTCTTATT CGCAGGATAATGGCTGAAGAGCGTACTGGTTTCCGCTGGCACAAGACGATGACGGGTAGCGGATGGGGAAATATT ATTCAAAAAGGCGGTAGACCAACACACATCTTAATAAAACCAATACACATCCAAAAAAAACGTAGAGGAG AACGGCGGTGA
- the LOC141607020 gene encoding transcription factor IIIB 60 kDa subunit-like encodes MSRRRSWCTSCARTTTVETNDLYTCCTSCGKVVAENIYTEEVQFRKNAAGQMQKDSRSVRIESENSGSRERTLNKAKEFILEMIQNMGIGDGEFLAIPSVRFYEIAVEKDFLRGRRAEQVAAACLYIACREKNRPFLLIEFSEYLRINVYVLGAVFLQLCKVLHLQEHAIVRKLVDPSLFIHRFAHGLLGERNHEIEKTALRIMTSMKRDWMQTGRKPSGLCGAALYISAISYGHKIPKTDVIKVVHICEATLNKRLIEFEETESGSLTIEEFNQKAEEIAFVKGKLSKEGELLCEHKNKNDISHFAHGLCENCYIEFIKISGGLDGGSDPPAFQRAERQRLAKARAEANADKNSLLDVTRTNSLEGISETEVDDESDNLSDIDDEEVNGYLHNKEETEYKKTIWEKVNWEYLEEQAQKAAAGLLNVPKPKKERQKKKTDGIARTAAEAAHQMLSKKRVSSKLNHDRLKELFDEPVVSDSPKRFRTESFPEKKIQGEDDEDNEDDYERNTYEEYQDDTYDYNEDEYEEFDDGLF; translated from the coding sequence ATGAGTCGTAGGAGGAGTTGGTGCACCAGCTGTGCGCGGACGACTACTGTTGAAACTaatgacttgtacacatgttgCACCAGCTGTGGGAAAGTTGTTGCCGAAAATATTTACACAGAGGAAGTACAATTCAGGAAGAATGCTGCAGGGCAGATGCAGAAGGATAGTCGTTCTGTGAGGATTGAATCGGAGAATTCGGGTTCTCGTGAAAGAACACTAAATAAAGCCAAAGAATTCATTCTAGAAATGATTCAGAACATGGGAATTGGTGACGGAGAATTTCTAGCTATCCCTTCTGTTCGATTTTATGAAATAGCAGTCGAGAAAGACTTTCTGCGTGGCCGTAGAGCTGAGCAGGTTGCAGCAGCGTGTCTGTATATCGCTTGTCGGGAAAAAAACAGACCATTCCTTCTTATTGAATTTTCCGAGTATTTGAGAATTAATGTTTATGTTCTGGGTGCTGTTTTTTTACAGCTCTGCAAAGTATTGCATCTGCAAGAACATGCTATTGTTCGGAAACTTGTCGATCCAAGTCTTTTTATTCACAGGTTCGCGCATGGTTTGTTGGGAGAAAGAAACCACGAGATTGAGAAGACTGCGTTGCGTATAATGACTAGTATGAAACGAGATTGGATGCAGACTGGGAGAAAGCCTAGTGGTTTGTGCGGTGCAGCATTGTATATTTCTGCTATCTCGTATGGTCATAAGATTCCGAAGACTGATGTTATTAAGGTTGTACATATATGTGAAGCAACATTGAATAAACGGTTAATTGAGTTTGAAGAAACCGAGTCTGGAAGCCTTACGATTGAGGAATTCAACCAGAAAGCCGAGGAGATTGCTTTCGTTAAGGGTAAGTTGTCGAAAGAAGGTGAATTGCTTTGTGAACATAAGAATAAGAACGACATTTCTCATTTCGCGCATGGATTATGTGAAAATTGTTATATTGAGTTTATAAAAATATCAGGTGGTCTTGATGGTGGATCGGACCCTCCAGCTTTCCAGCGTGCTGAGAGACAGAGGTTAGCCAAGGCACGCGCAGAGGCAAATGCTGATAAGAATTCTCTATTGGATGTAACAAGGACGAATAGTTTAGAAGGCATTTCTGAAACGGAAGTTGATGATGAATCGGATAATTTGTCTGATATTGATGATGAAGAGGTTAATGGTTACTTGCATAATAAAGAAGAGACGGAGTACAAGAAGACGATATGGGAGAAGGTAAATTGGGAGTATTTAGAGGAACAAGCGCAAAAAGCGGCTGCAGGTCTTCTGAATGTTCCGAAACCAAAAAAGGAACGTCAGAAAAAGAAAACTGATGGAATTGCGCGGACTGCTGCAGAAGCTGCTCATCAAATGTTGAGCAAAAAGAGAGTTAGTTCAAAACTTAACCATGACAGATTAAAGGAACTGTTCGATGAGCCTGTAGTTTCTGATAGCCCTAAGAGGTTTCGCACAGAAAGTTTTCCGGAGAAGAAAATTCAAGGAGAGGATGACGAGGATAATGAAGACGATTATGAGAGGAATACATATGAGGAATACCAAGATGATACATACGATTATAATGAAGACGAGTATGAAGAGTTTGATGATGGGCTGTTCTGA